One Candidatus Krumholzibacteriia bacterium DNA segment encodes these proteins:
- a CDS encoding undecaprenyl-diphosphate phosphatase, translated as MSELQNHLSMFVLAVVQGVTEFLPVSSSGHLALGQMILRVGEGSLVEDVVLHAGTLVAVLVFYRRDLVELVLGLWRQGAVDGIGSRRYVALLLLGNVPAGVIGLTLKDRIEVLFDSPVAVLVALGATAVMLAFTRRLQRRNAPVDAWRAVAIGCAQALAILPGASRSGWTIAMALALGLSPVAAARFSFLLSIPAIAGATVLQLSDVENVASPASSLALGFVVAAITGLFSLRWLVVLVRRMELYRFAWYLAAVVTVGAVFLLVRGGA; from the coding sequence GTGAGCGAACTGCAGAACCATCTATCCATGTTCGTCCTCGCGGTCGTGCAGGGCGTGACGGAGTTCCTGCCCGTCAGCAGTTCGGGACATCTGGCTCTGGGACAGATGATCCTGCGCGTGGGCGAGGGGAGTCTCGTCGAGGACGTGGTGCTGCACGCAGGGACCCTGGTCGCCGTCCTGGTGTTCTACCGACGCGACCTGGTGGAGCTGGTCCTCGGATTGTGGCGGCAGGGAGCGGTCGACGGGATCGGCTCGCGGCGATACGTCGCCCTGCTCCTGTTGGGCAACGTGCCCGCGGGTGTGATCGGGCTGACGCTGAAGGACCGGATCGAGGTGCTGTTCGACTCGCCCGTGGCCGTCCTGGTCGCGCTGGGCGCCACGGCGGTCATGCTCGCGTTCACGCGGCGTCTGCAGCGTCGGAACGCTCCGGTCGACGCCTGGAGGGCCGTGGCGATCGGATGCGCGCAGGCCCTGGCGATCCTGCCCGGGGCGAGCCGCAGTGGCTGGACGATCGCGATGGCGCTCGCCCTGGGGCTCTCGCCGGTGGCAGCGGCCCGGTTCTCGTTCCTGCTGTCGATTCCGGCCATCGCCGGTGCCACGGTCCTGCAACTGTCCGACGTCGAGAACGTGGCGTCTCCTGCCTCGTCCCTCGCCCTGGGCTTCGTCGTCGCCGCGATCACCGGGTTGTTCAGTCTGCGTTGGCTCGTGGTGCTGGTGCGGCGCATGGAGCTGTATCGATTCGCGTGGTACCTCGCCGCGGTCGTGACCGTCGGGGCGGTCTTCCTGCTCGTCCGCGGCGGGGCCTGA
- the trpA gene encoding tryptophan synthase subunit alpha: MPGVRRALLRAREEGRCALVPYLTMGYPDLDSSVALVEAMQDLGVDAIEIGVPFSDPVADGPTIQRTTDHALSQGVNLRRCLEALRATSSHENCARVLFSYLNPLLAYGLGPLTESLPDAGVGAVLVTDLVPEEAGEWIGCAADGGIETCFLVAPTSSEARLRLVAEATTGFVYTVSTLGVTGVRTALDAAARETVGRVRAVTDAPVAVGFGIRGPEDVRAVRAFSDGVVIGSALMNAIADATTPDAVVDRARRFLEPVLEAAHR; encoded by the coding sequence GTGCCCGGTGTCCGACGTGCTCTGCTGCGAGCGCGCGAAGAGGGCCGTTGCGCGCTCGTTCCGTATCTCACCATGGGTTACCCGGATCTCGATTCGAGCGTGGCCCTCGTGGAGGCGATGCAGGACCTCGGTGTCGATGCCATCGAGATCGGAGTTCCCTTCAGTGATCCCGTGGCCGACGGCCCCACGATCCAGCGCACCACCGACCACGCCCTGTCGCAGGGTGTGAACCTGAGGCGATGTCTGGAGGCGCTGCGGGCGACGTCATCGCACGAGAACTGTGCGCGTGTGTTGTTCAGCTACCTGAATCCATTGCTCGCCTACGGACTGGGTCCACTGACGGAGTCGCTGCCCGACGCCGGGGTGGGGGCGGTGCTCGTGACCGACCTCGTACCCGAGGAAGCGGGCGAGTGGATCGGATGTGCGGCCGACGGAGGCATCGAGACCTGTTTCCTGGTGGCGCCGACGAGCAGTGAGGCCCGGCTGCGTCTCGTCGCCGAGGCGACCACCGGCTTCGTCTACACCGTGTCGACGCTCGGTGTCACCGGCGTGCGCACCGCGCTCGACGCTGCGGCGCGCGAGACGGTGGGGCGTGTCCGTGCCGTCACCGATGCGCCGGTCGCCGTCGGGTTCGGAATTCGTGGTCCCGAGGACGTGCGTGCCGTTCGCGCCTTCTCCGACGGCGTGGTCATCGGCAGTGCACTCATGAACGCGATCGCCGACGCGACGACGCCCGATGCGGTCGTCGACCGTGCGCGGCGCTTCCTGGAGCCCGTGCTCGAGGCTGCACACCGGTGA
- a CDS encoding tetratricopeptide repeat protein — MTRPERRAVDGDMSSEAELAASARSLEKAGRLDEAADLLEPRIETPTASPEILYRLGCVRVRQQRLADAETLLRRAIATRQEDARFHTNLGVVLDQLGRSDEAVRSFRRALQLAPDDAVALLNLGALYGEMGRYDDAGRWLVRCLELHPGFDPAFNLAIVRLRQGELQEAQRLLEVAVHYDRNSPLALFYLGRCRQKLGRKAAAVEALTEALRIEPDLVQARFTLGMALNALGRHRDAIAELERAAKALPDEGKVHYQLGIAYDAMADKSRARECYRRARTCAS, encoded by the coding sequence ATGACACGACCCGAGCGCCGTGCGGTCGACGGAGACATGTCCTCCGAGGCCGAACTCGCCGCGTCCGCCCGATCCCTGGAGAAGGCCGGCCGCCTGGACGAGGCCGCCGACCTGCTCGAGCCCCGGATCGAGACCCCGACTGCGTCGCCCGAGATCCTGTACCGGCTCGGTTGCGTCCGCGTGCGTCAGCAACGGCTGGCCGACGCCGAGACCCTGCTGCGAAGGGCGATCGCCACGCGTCAGGAGGACGCGCGCTTCCACACCAACCTGGGCGTGGTGCTCGACCAGCTCGGTCGCAGCGACGAGGCCGTTCGTTCGTTCCGCCGTGCACTCCAGCTCGCGCCCGACGATGCCGTGGCCCTGCTCAACCTCGGGGCACTGTACGGGGAGATGGGTCGTTACGACGACGCGGGTCGTTGGCTCGTCCGGTGTCTCGAGCTGCATCCCGGTTTCGATCCCGCCTTCAACCTGGCCATCGTGCGCCTTCGGCAGGGGGAGCTGCAGGAAGCCCAGCGTCTGCTCGAGGTCGCCGTGCACTACGATCGCAATTCGCCGCTCGCGCTGTTCTACCTGGGGCGGTGTCGTCAGAAACTCGGTCGCAAGGCCGCGGCCGTCGAGGCACTGACCGAGGCACTACGCATCGAACCCGATCTGGTGCAGGCGCGGTTCACGCTCGGCATGGCGCTGAACGCGCTCGGTCGGCATCGCGATGCGATCGCCGAACTCGAACGCGCCGCAAAGGCCCTTCCCGACGAAGGAAAGGTCCACTATCAACTGGGAATCGCGTACGATGCGATGGCCGACAAGTCACGCGCACGCGAGTGCTACCGTCGCGCGCGCACCTGTGCGAGCTGA